One Nostoc sp. UHCC 0302 DNA window includes the following coding sequences:
- a CDS encoding rhodanese-like domain-containing protein, with amino-acid sequence MTTKELANWLSNPAKSQPLLVDARSQAEYAVSHLKTAVRIDAIAPDLTPLLTVSKDTPIVVYCSVGYRSAILTQQLDAAGFECVFNLSGGIFQWANEGRPIFKDEHPVKLVHPYDAIWGKLLKADYHA; translated from the coding sequence ATGACAACAAAGGAATTGGCTAACTGGTTATCAAACCCTGCAAAGTCACAGCCATTACTGGTAGATGCGCGAAGTCAAGCAGAGTATGCAGTCAGTCATCTCAAAACAGCAGTGCGTATTGATGCGATCGCACCTGATTTAACACCACTTTTGACAGTTTCAAAAGACACACCAATTGTTGTGTACTGTTCCGTTGGCTACCGCAGCGCTATATTAACCCAGCAGCTTGATGCAGCAGGTTTTGAGTGCGTTTTTAACTTGAGCGGGGGGATTTTTCAGTGGGCTAATGAAGGAAGACCCATTTTTAAAGATGAACACCCAGTAAAGCTTGTACATCCTTATGATGCAATATGGGGAAAACTATTGAAAGCTGATTACCATGCTTAA
- a CDS encoding DUF4327 family protein translates to MDTTVRYHIDVIKEETSQLVKKGLVNRQQPIYTLCQYIPARDWAYFELELEKNEFLLRDRIIDLLDREYWEDD, encoded by the coding sequence ATGGATACTACCGTTAGATATCATATCGACGTAATCAAGGAAGAAACAAGTCAACTTGTTAAAAAAGGGCTTGTTAACCGTCAGCAGCCAATTTATACTCTCTGTCAATACATTCCTGCTCGTGACTGGGCTTATTTTGAGCTTGAGTTAGAAAAAAACGAATTTTTGCTTAGAGACAGGATTATCGACCTCCTAGATCGTGAATACTGGGAAGATGATTGA
- a CDS encoding NAD(P)H-dependent oxidoreductase — translation MKPNDENGKLPPEQRPFRVLIISGSNRRQYNCPGVDSKSRTLMLRMAERLPQDWEIDYEDLGNVFARARIQSCNACASTSMALCVWPCNCYEPNNKAEPDLMWDLDMYSRLDLADAWAIIGPINWYAPSSNLKLMFDRLVCMNGGNPQEDLIGHKDPEKAMALEHSPEWEELSLNHLEGRTAGFFCYGDGGGDEMGEDERPRLLKHKQYFNPEQEPFENERNAYAPLVWQSRYSGIEVPDRLWRYAQIGHGKKYSDNQAEDIPSEPNFYQEFDAWTDAFTAFVQQKGKVQPNKYRAYGYTAPGHKLADLKLLWRNTRMQLGIPPKDSSVAEQQKAGLNQDVRLDMNKGEGERLRD, via the coding sequence ATGAAACCAAACGATGAAAATGGCAAACTTCCACCTGAGCAACGCCCTTTCCGCGTGCTAATCATTTCCGGCTCAAATCGCCGTCAATACAACTGTCCTGGCGTTGACTCCAAATCACGCACCCTCATGCTACGTATGGCAGAACGCCTACCCCAAGATTGGGAAATTGACTATGAAGACTTGGGCAATGTATTCGCCCGCGCCAGAATTCAAAGCTGTAACGCCTGTGCATCTACTTCGATGGCGCTTTGTGTTTGGCCATGCAACTGTTACGAACCTAATAATAAAGCTGAACCAGATTTGATGTGGGATCTGGATATGTACTCGCGCTTAGACTTAGCCGATGCTTGGGCAATTATTGGCCCGATCAACTGGTATGCTCCTAGTAGCAACCTAAAATTAATGTTTGACCGATTAGTGTGCATGAACGGTGGAAATCCCCAGGAAGACCTAATTGGACATAAAGATCCAGAAAAAGCAATGGCGTTGGAACATTCACCTGAGTGGGAAGAGTTGAGCTTGAACCACTTAGAAGGGCGCACAGCTGGTTTTTTCTGTTATGGCGATGGCGGAGGGGATGAAATGGGTGAAGATGAACGTCCTCGCTTGTTGAAGCACAAACAATACTTCAATCCAGAGCAAGAGCCATTTGAAAATGAGCGGAATGCCTACGCGCCTCTAGTTTGGCAAAGTCGTTACAGCGGTATTGAAGTTCCCGATCGCCTTTGGCGTTATGCTCAAATTGGTCATGGTAAAAAGTACAGCGATAACCAAGCTGAAGATATACCATCTGAACCAAATTTTTATCAAGAGTTTGACGCTTGGACGGATGCGTTTACAGCGTTTGTACAGCAAAAAGGAAAAGTACAGCCTAATAAATACCGTGCTTATGGGTATACAGCACCAGGACATAAGTTGGCAGACCTGAAGCTGCTATGGCGTAATACTCGTATGCAATTGGGTATTCCTCCCAAAGATTCATCTGTCGCAGAGCAACAAAAAGCAGGTTTGAATCAGGATGTCAGGCTGGATATGAATAAAGGAGAGGGAGAGAGATTGCGCGATTAA
- a CDS encoding cysteine desulfurase-like protein — protein MSLNIDKVREYFPALAGEWTFFDNAGGSQTLKKVVDRISEFLLTSDVQLGASYEISQLAGERLALATKGIATLINAKSPQEVVMGPSTTMMLKVLSICLGQTLTSGDEIIVTNCDHEANIGAWVALEKQGVKIKVWQIRPDTLELDLTDLESLMSQRTKLVALTHASNVLGTINPIKEIAAFVHQRGAMICVDGVAYAPHRLIDVQDLDVDFYALSFYKVYGPHHALLYGKEEHLLKLPGLNHYFITQTDIPYKFQLGNVNFELSYGMLGLCDYLSELAQIHYGNQTTTDLRNQMVQAFDLISIYEEKIGDRLLNYLNSKPKVRVIGQSKANRKSRVPTISFIVDGIHSSTIPAKIDQHHIAIRYGDFYAKRLIEYLGLASQGGIVRVSMVHYNTLEEVDRLIEAFEQVF, from the coding sequence ATGAGCCTAAACATTGATAAAGTGCGTGAATATTTTCCTGCTTTAGCTGGTGAATGGACTTTTTTTGATAATGCTGGCGGGTCACAAACCCTGAAAAAAGTAGTAGATAGAATTAGCGAATTTCTCTTGACATCTGATGTGCAATTAGGTGCTTCTTATGAGATTTCCCAACTAGCAGGCGAACGTTTAGCGTTAGCAACTAAGGGAATAGCTACTTTAATTAACGCCAAGTCTCCTCAAGAAGTGGTTATGGGGCCATCTACTACAATGATGTTGAAAGTTCTGTCAATTTGTTTAGGTCAGACTTTAACATCTGGTGATGAGATTATTGTTACTAACTGCGACCATGAAGCTAATATCGGGGCTTGGGTTGCTTTAGAAAAACAAGGAGTGAAGATTAAAGTTTGGCAAATTCGCCCAGATACTTTAGAACTGGATTTAACAGATTTAGAATCATTGATGAGTCAGCGCACAAAACTAGTAGCTTTAACTCACGCCTCAAATGTTTTGGGAACTATTAACCCAATTAAAGAAATCGCGGCATTTGTGCATCAGCGAGGAGCAATGATTTGTGTAGATGGTGTAGCTTATGCCCCACATAGATTAATTGATGTTCAAGATTTAGATGTAGATTTTTATGCTTTGAGTTTTTATAAAGTATATGGGCCACATCATGCTTTACTCTATGGTAAAGAAGAACATTTGTTAAAATTGCCTGGATTAAATCATTATTTTATTACTCAGACAGATATTCCTTATAAATTCCAGTTAGGAAATGTTAATTTTGAGTTAAGTTATGGAATGTTAGGTTTATGTGATTATTTGAGTGAATTAGCACAAATACATTATGGTAATCAAACTACAACTGATTTGAGAAATCAAATGGTGCAGGCTTTTGATTTAATTAGTATATATGAGGAAAAAATTGGCGATCGCTTACTAAATTACCTCAACTCTAAACCGAAAGTGCGTGTAATTGGTCAATCAAAAGCTAACCGCAAATCTCGCGTTCCGACTATATCTTTTATAGTAGATGGAATTCACAGCTCAACTATCCCAGCGAAAATTGATCAACATCACATTGCGATTCGCTATGGAGATTTTTATGCTAAACGGCTAATTGAATACTTGGGGTTAGCATCGCAAGGTGGAATAGTGCGCGTGAGTATGGTGCATTACAATACGCTTGAGGAAGTTGACCGCTTGATTGAAGCTTTTGAGCAAGTATTTTAA